The Dehalogenimonas lykanthroporepellens BL-DC-9 genome includes a window with the following:
- a CDS encoding ribosomal protein L4/L1e (PFAM: ribosomal protein L4/L1e~KEGG: deg:DehalGT_0415 ribosomal protein L4/L1e): MEIPVYNTSGQVVRNVTVSDELFAVPMNDAVVHQAMVAQAANARQGTSSTRTRSEVSGTTQKMFRQKGTGEARAGSRKSGLRPGGGVIFGPKPRDYSKSLPKKMRRLAIRCLLSDKVASGSLKVVDALALDAPKTREMTQVLTALEIGSSAIIATAGVDENVVLSARNLPRVKTTPANLINVGDLLKYDTLLLTEQALEVVQQIWVAEAA; encoded by the coding sequence ATGGAAATACCGGTTTATAACACCAGCGGTCAAGTAGTGAGAAACGTCACCGTCAGCGATGAGCTGTTTGCGGTGCCCATGAACGATGCTGTGGTGCATCAGGCCATGGTGGCCCAGGCCGCCAATGCTCGTCAGGGAACTTCCAGCACCAGGACCCGCTCCGAGGTTTCCGGCACCACTCAGAAGATGTTCCGGCAGAAAGGCACCGGTGAAGCAAGGGCCGGCTCGCGAAAGAGCGGTTTGCGTCCGGGCGGCGGCGTAATATTCGGCCCCAAGCCTCGGGATTACTCCAAGTCTCTGCCTAAGAAAATGCGGAGACTGGCTATCAGGTGCCTGCTGTCGGATAAAGTCGCCAGCGGTTCACTCAAGGTGGTTGATGCTTTGGCTTTGGATGCGCCCAAAACCCGCGAAATGACTCAGGTGCTGACAGCACTGGAGATTGGCTCCTCGGCTATCATTGCTACCGCCGGCGTCGACGAAAATGTCGTGCTGTCGGCCCGCAACCTGCCCCGGGTCAAGACCACCCCGGCTAACCTGATAAACGTAGGTGACCTGCTGAAATACGACACACTCCTGCTGACCGAGCAAGCCCTCGAAGTTGTCCAGCAGATCTGGGTCGCAGAGGCCGCTTAA
- a CDS encoding 50S ribosomal protein L3 (KEGG: deg:DehalGT_0414 50S ribosomal protein L3~TIGRFAM: 50S ribosomal protein L3~PFAM: ribosomal protein L3), giving the protein MINGIIGKKLGMTQVYSTEGKMEPVTVLQVGPCTVVQVKTPERDGYTAAQLGFGEDKKLTKAEQGHVKEYGNFRHLREFRLDDLDGVEVGARVDASLFVDGERVDVTGISKGRGFAGTVKRHGFAGGPKTHGQSDRHRAPGSIGATTTPGRVFKGTRMAGHMGNEQVTVSGLKVVKTDVEKNLLLVKGAVPGARNGLILIKKSKKSK; this is encoded by the coding sequence ATGATTAACGGGATTATCGGTAAGAAGCTGGGGATGACCCAGGTATACAGCACCGAAGGAAAAATGGAGCCGGTCACCGTGCTTCAGGTTGGACCTTGCACCGTGGTACAGGTAAAGACCCCGGAGAGGGATGGTTACACCGCGGCTCAACTGGGATTCGGCGAAGATAAAAAACTGACCAAGGCCGAGCAGGGTCACGTCAAGGAATATGGTAATTTCCGGCATCTCCGGGAATTTCGTCTCGATGACCTCGACGGTGTGGAAGTCGGCGCCCGGGTTGACGCCAGTCTGTTCGTTGACGGCGAACGCGTTGATGTCACCGGTATCAGCAAAGGCCGGGGCTTCGCCGGAACAGTAAAGAGGCACGGTTTTGCCGGCGGCCCCAAGACTCACGGTCAGAGTGACCGTCATCGGGCACCCGGTTCCATCGGCGCGACCACTACCCCCGGCCGGGTTTTCAAGGGCACTCGCATGGCCGGCCACATGGGTAACGAGCAGGTGACGGTCAGTGGTTTGAAAGTGGTTAAGACCGATGTCGAAAAAAATCTGCTTTTGGTCAAGGGAGCCGTTCCCGGCGCCAGGAACGGGTTGATATTGATAAAAAAATCGAAGAAGAGCAAGTAA
- a CDS encoding ribosomal protein S10 (KEGG: dev:DhcVS_416 ribosomal protein S10~TIGRFAM: ribosomal protein S10~PFAM: ribosomal protein S10): protein MGKQKIRIKLKGFDHKILDQSAVQIVEALERTGAVISGPVPLPTKIKKYSVIRSAFIDKDSQEQFEIRTHRRLIDIVETTSKTIDSLTSLNMPAGVDIDIKL from the coding sequence ATGGGAAAACAGAAAATCCGCATTAAACTGAAGGGTTTCGACCACAAGATTCTGGATCAGTCGGCTGTACAGATAGTCGAGGCTCTGGAGCGTACCGGCGCCGTGATTTCCGGTCCGGTTCCCCTGCCGACCAAGATTAAGAAATACAGCGTTATCCGTTCCGCCTTCATCGACAAAGATTCTCAGGAGCAGTTCGAAATCCGCACCCATCGGCGGCTGATTGATATTGTTGAAACTACATCCAAGACCATCGACTCTCTTACCAGTCTGAACATGCCGGCTGGCGTCGATATTGATATTAAGCTATAG
- a CDS encoding translation elongation factor G (KEGG: deg:DehalGT_0412 translation elongation factor G~TIGRFAM: translation elongation factor G; small GTP-binding protein~PFAM: protein synthesis factor GTP-binding; elongation factor Tu domain 2 protein; elongation factor G domain IV; elongation factor G domain protein) — MSQDRTFQLNKIRNIGIIAHIDAGKTTTTERILYYTGRTYKIGNIDDGNTVMDWMQQERERGITITSAATACHWRDYRINIIDTPGHVDFTAEVERSLRVLDGGVVVFDGVAGVEAQSETVWRQANRYGVPRICFINKMDRTGADFWRCLKMIEDRLKAHHITVVIPIGSGECFGGVIDLITGKAYKEDGEPSDPEPVEIPLPEAEKERYEAARLQMIERLAEVDDEIMCAYLEGEELSVEQIRAGLRRATLANKGIPILCGSSFRQKGVKVLLDAVVNYLPSPLDTPPVIGIDPKTQEEVSRQVADDAPFAALAFKVVSDPFVGRLVYFRVYSGIINASAGVLNSTRGERERIGRLLVMHANSREEVDKADTGSIIASLGLKNTFTGDTLCDPNHPVILENIQFPEPVISISIEPKTRADQDKMVDALQKLAEEDPTFKVSYNEETGQNIISGMGELHLDVLVSRLLTEFKVAAKIGQPRVAYRETITGTASGEGRFVRQSGGRGQYGHVKVNIEPLAESTAVEVVDGIRGGAIPKSYITAAANGIKEAAATGAYAGYPMVGIKVTIYDGTFHEVDSNEMAFKTAGSMALKDVVYKAKPVLLEPVMKLEVVTPEEYMGDIIGDLNSRRGQISSIEPRGDTAVVHAVVPLAETFGYTTTIRGISKGRATSSMEFHAYLELPANIAKTVMETEAANK, encoded by the coding sequence ATGAGTCAAGATAGAACTTTTCAACTTAATAAGATACGCAATATCGGCATTATTGCTCATATCGATGCTGGGAAGACTACCACAACCGAACGCATCCTGTACTATACCGGTCGGACCTACAAGATCGGCAATATAGATGACGGCAACACCGTCATGGACTGGATGCAACAGGAGCGCGAGCGGGGTATCACCATTACTTCGGCGGCTACCGCCTGCCACTGGCGGGACTATCGCATCAACATCATCGATACCCCCGGACATGTGGATTTCACAGCAGAGGTGGAACGCTCACTCAGAGTTCTTGATGGGGGTGTCGTTGTTTTTGACGGGGTTGCTGGTGTGGAAGCCCAATCGGAAACGGTCTGGCGTCAGGCCAACCGTTACGGGGTGCCGCGTATTTGTTTTATCAACAAGATGGATCGCACCGGCGCTGACTTCTGGCGTTGTCTCAAAATGATCGAAGACCGCCTGAAGGCGCATCACATCACCGTGGTCATTCCCATCGGAAGTGGTGAATGTTTCGGTGGGGTCATTGACCTGATTACCGGCAAAGCCTATAAGGAAGATGGTGAACCCAGCGACCCGGAACCGGTGGAAATACCGTTACCGGAAGCCGAAAAAGAACGATACGAAGCCGCCCGCCTTCAGATGATAGAACGTCTGGCTGAAGTCGACGATGAAATCATGTGCGCCTACCTGGAAGGTGAAGAGCTTTCGGTCGAACAGATTCGCGCTGGTTTGCGCCGGGCTACCCTGGCTAACAAGGGGATCCCAATTTTGTGCGGCAGTTCCTTTCGGCAGAAGGGCGTCAAGGTTCTTCTGGACGCGGTAGTCAATTATCTGCCGTCTCCTTTGGATACGCCGCCCGTTATCGGTATCGATCCCAAGACGCAGGAAGAGGTCTCCCGGCAGGTTGCCGATGACGCCCCCTTCGCCGCGCTGGCTTTCAAGGTCGTTTCGGATCCGTTTGTTGGCCGGTTGGTCTATTTCCGGGTTTATTCCGGTATTATCAATGCCTCCGCCGGTGTCCTTAACAGCACTCGCGGCGAGCGTGAACGTATCGGCCGGTTGCTGGTGATGCATGCCAATAGCCGCGAGGAGGTCGATAAGGCTGATACCGGCTCCATCATCGCCAGCCTCGGTTTGAAGAATACCTTTACCGGTGATACTCTGTGCGACCCCAATCACCCGGTCATACTGGAAAACATCCAGTTCCCTGAGCCGGTGATTTCTATTTCTATCGAGCCCAAAACCCGCGCTGACCAGGACAAAATGGTCGACGCCTTACAGAAACTGGCTGAAGAGGATCCGACATTCAAGGTGTCCTATAATGAAGAAACCGGTCAGAATATCATCTCCGGCATGGGTGAGCTTCATCTGGACGTGCTGGTCAGCCGTTTGCTGACTGAATTCAAGGTCGCCGCGAAAATCGGCCAGCCTCGTGTGGCTTACCGGGAAACCATTACCGGTACCGCTTCCGGTGAGGGGCGATTCGTCCGTCAGTCCGGCGGCCGCGGTCAATACGGCCACGTCAAGGTCAATATCGAGCCGCTGGCCGAGTCAACCGCCGTTGAGGTGGTCGATGGGATTCGAGGCGGCGCTATTCCTAAAAGTTATATTACTGCTGCAGCTAACGGTATCAAGGAGGCTGCAGCTACCGGCGCTTACGCCGGTTATCCCATGGTCGGTATCAAGGTCACCATTTATGACGGCACTTTCCATGAGGTTGACTCCAATGAAATGGCCTTCAAGACCGCTGGTTCCATGGCGCTGAAGGACGTGGTGTACAAAGCCAAGCCTGTTCTGCTGGAGCCCGTCATGAAGCTGGAAGTAGTGACTCCCGAAGAGTATATGGGCGATATCATCGGTGATCTTAATTCCCGGCGAGGTCAGATATCTTCCATCGAACCCCGTGGCGATACCGCCGTGGTTCACGCCGTGGTGCCTCTGGCTGAAACCTTTGGTTATACCACCACCATTCGGGGTATTTCCAAGGGTAGGGCGACTTCATCGATGGAATTCCACGCTTACCTGGAACTGCCAGCCAATATTGCCAAGACGGTCATGGAGACCGAGGCAGCGAACAAATAG
- a CDS encoding ribosomal protein S7 (KEGG: dev:DhcVS_414 ribosomal protein S7~TIGRFAM: ribosomal protein S7~PFAM: ribosomal protein S7), whose amino-acid sequence MARRNSGIKNHPAAPDAKYNSVMVAKMINRLMYSGKKSTAERVVYDAMTIIAEQEGKDAVTLVEQAIKNITPLIEVKARRVGGANYQVPVEVRPDRAFSLALRWLAKYSRARTGKSMSEKLAAELSDAAKGLGSAVKKREETHKMAEANRAFAHYRW is encoded by the coding sequence ATGGCAAGACGTAATTCAGGCATCAAGAACCATCCGGCCGCGCCTGACGCTAAGTACAACAGCGTCATGGTCGCCAAAATGATAAACCGTCTGATGTATTCCGGTAAAAAGAGTACTGCGGAGCGGGTAGTGTATGATGCCATGACGATTATCGCCGAACAGGAAGGCAAGGATGCCGTTACTCTGGTGGAGCAGGCCATCAAGAATATCACGCCCCTGATTGAGGTCAAGGCCCGTCGCGTCGGTGGCGCCAATTACCAGGTGCCGGTCGAGGTGCGTCCGGACAGGGCTTTTTCCCTGGCTCTTCGCTGGCTGGCCAAGTATTCACGTGCTCGAACCGGCAAATCCATGTCGGAAAAACTGGCCGCTGAATTGTCCGATGCCGCCAAGGGTCTTGGCTCTGCGGTCAAGAAGAGGGAAGAAACTCACAAGATGGCTGAGGCCAACCGTGCCTTCGCCCACTACCGCTGGTAA
- a CDS encoding ribosomal protein S12 (KEGG: deg:DehalGT_0410 ribosomal protein S12~TIGRFAM: ribosomal protein S12~PFAM: ribosomal protein S12/S23), producing MPTVNQLVRKGRRKLSKKAKTPALHYNFNALKNKNVYGAGSPQKRGVCLQVKTTTPKKPNSALRKIARVRLSNHMEVTAYIPGEGHNLQEHSVVLIRGGRVPDLPGVRYHIIRGTLDTSGVANRKQGRSKYGAKVAKAAKK from the coding sequence ATGCCGACGGTAAATCAACTGGTCAGAAAAGGGCGCCGTAAGCTCAGTAAGAAGGCTAAGACTCCGGCTCTACATTACAATTTCAATGCTCTCAAGAATAAGAATGTGTACGGTGCAGGTTCGCCGCAGAAGCGGGGTGTATGCCTTCAGGTGAAGACCACTACTCCCAAGAAACCTAATTCAGCCCTGCGCAAGATTGCCAGGGTGCGTCTGTCCAACCATATGGAAGTTACCGCTTATATTCCGGGTGAAGGCCACAATCTGCAGGAGCACTCGGTGGTTCTTATCCGGGGCGGCCGGGTACCTGACCTGCCCGGTGTCCGCTATCACATCATTCGTGGCACGCTGGATACTTCCGGTGTAGCTAATCGCAAGCAGGGACGCTCCAAGTACGGTGCCAAGGTAGCCAAGGCGGCAAAGAAGTAA
- a CDS encoding RNA polymerase, sigma-24 subunit, ECF subfamily (KEGG: deb:DehaBAV1_1159 ECF subfamily RNA polymerase sigma-24 factor~TIGRFAM: RNA polymerase sigma factor, sigma-70 family~PFAM: sigma-70 region 2 domain protein; sigma-70 region 4 domain protein), with the protein MQQQDERDIIARAQARDSEAFGQIYEAYFDRIFRYIGLKTGFGPEAEDLTQQVFLKALESIGSYRVKGDVPFSAWLYRIAHNQVVDHLRKRSRRPTAELDENLPLPAKDDPAGETELKMASQALMAATRHLTTAQQEVIALRFGAELSITEVSRLTGRTEGAVKAMQHAAITSLRKLMVDAL; encoded by the coding sequence GTGCAACAACAGGACGAGAGGGACATTATAGCGCGAGCTCAAGCGCGGGATAGCGAGGCCTTCGGCCAAATATATGAAGCTTACTTCGACAGAATATTCCGATATATCGGACTCAAAACCGGTTTTGGGCCGGAAGCAGAAGACTTGACACAACAGGTATTTCTGAAGGCGCTGGAATCCATCGGGTCTTACCGGGTTAAGGGGGATGTTCCCTTCAGTGCCTGGCTGTACCGGATTGCCCATAACCAGGTGGTGGATCACCTCAGGAAGCGTTCGCGGCGGCCGACTGCCGAACTGGATGAAAACCTGCCTCTGCCGGCCAAAGATGACCCAGCGGGAGAAACCGAACTCAAAATGGCGAGCCAGGCCTTGATGGCCGCCACCCGTCACCTGACCACGGCCCAGCAGGAGGTAATTGCCCTCCGATTCGGTGCTGAACTGTCGATCACCGAGGTCTCCAGACTGACCGGACGCACCGAAGGCGCCGTCAAGGCGATGCAACACGCCGCCATTACCTCATTACGTAAATTGATGGTAGATGCCTTATGA
- a CDS encoding conserved hypothetical protein (KEGG: deb:DehaBAV1_1158 hypothetical protein) translates to MKETTGDNMNSQTIEDILDECLDELISGTSSIEQCLARYPEHSVELRSLLETAIILKQSPEMTPSTGARQRVRYALNERMAEMAKKKKAGRPFFRLGLANIMVSLILSITLIGGGLAYAASGAMPDQTLYSLKIGLEKVMLSLAPGEDARISLYTSFNDRRVEEIIYLAGKGNSLAIAEITSRIADGFSQIETARRYSENDLQAEPPGFATTANGSDDPDRLNGNKDNLSSLLTEAQTSQLAILSDIPAGASPAVQKALEQAATVLREGYSALVDD, encoded by the coding sequence ATGAAAGAAACAACCGGCGACAATATGAACAGCCAGACCATTGAAGATATTCTTGACGAATGTCTGGATGAGCTCATCTCAGGAACGTCTTCGATAGAGCAGTGTCTGGCGCGCTATCCGGAACATTCGGTGGAACTGCGCTCTCTGCTGGAAACCGCCATCATTCTTAAACAGTCACCGGAAATGACGCCGTCAACTGGAGCACGTCAGAGAGTGCGTTACGCCTTGAATGAGCGCATGGCCGAGATGGCTAAGAAGAAAAAAGCCGGAAGGCCGTTCTTCAGATTGGGGCTGGCCAATATCATGGTCAGTCTGATACTCAGTATCACCTTGATCGGCGGCGGCCTGGCCTATGCCGCCTCCGGCGCCATGCCTGACCAGACCCTGTATTCACTCAAGATCGGGCTGGAAAAGGTAATGCTGTCTCTGGCACCGGGCGAAGACGCCCGAATCAGTCTTTACACCTCGTTCAACGATCGGCGGGTGGAAGAAATCATCTATCTGGCCGGCAAGGGTAATTCGCTGGCCATCGCTGAAATCACATCACGGATTGCCGACGGATTCAGCCAGATTGAAACGGCCCGCCGATATTCGGAGAATGATCTGCAGGCAGAGCCGCCGGGATTCGCCACGACAGCCAATGGTAGTGACGACCCCGATAGGCTCAACGGGAACAAAGACAATCTGTCTTCCCTGTTGACCGAGGCACAGACATCACAACTGGCAATTCTGTCGGACATCCCGGCCGGCGCGTCTCCGGCAGTACAAAAAGCACTGGAGCAGGCGGCGACCGTACTGCGGGAAGGCTATTCTGCTCTGGTAGATGATTAA
- a CDS encoding GH3 auxin-responsive promoter (PFAM: GH3 auxin-responsive promoter~KEGG: dev:DhcVS_1160 hypothetical protein): MSQLGDMLEQGKYDEMWDRCCGFIDLSLEQFMDIQKRLLMEQIELLKNCPLGKGIFNGANPTTVDEFRRMVPLTSYEDYAPYLLKRRWEVLPRKPIIWQYTSGKSNEYSYRWAPVTARMMDETEALVFALAFFSGAKKRYDIAIRPGDRVLYGMAPPPYATGTMTRVFPHERFQFLPPVEEAEKISFEDRIAQGFKMGLEKGLDYCLSMSSVTVAIGEKFKQSGGKVDMRKLVRKPGMMMRLLKGKMKARLAGRPMLPRDLWKLKGVITYGIDGEVFRDKIKEMWGCYPLDFHGCTEAPIIAMQTWDHKGMSFIPHLNFFEFIPEAEAVKCWQDPSYQPRTYLMNELKPGNYELVITNFHGGAFVRYRLGHLVQITSLRNDELDIDIPQMRFLTRVDDQIDIAGFTRLSEKVLWKALENSGVAYQSWTAHKETDNGRPVLRYFLEPSRDSRINPSEAAAAIHAQLKQMDQPYSELEDFTGLCPLEVTVLPQGAFKLYKLKQQAAGAELAHLSPPHINPSPEIIEFLTGTAGRVRVAEPEKVTV; encoded by the coding sequence ATGAGTCAGTTAGGCGACATGCTGGAACAAGGCAAATATGATGAAATGTGGGACCGTTGTTGCGGCTTCATCGACCTGTCCCTGGAGCAATTCATGGACATACAGAAACGGTTGCTCATGGAGCAGATCGAACTACTCAAGAACTGCCCGCTGGGTAAAGGGATTTTCAACGGGGCCAATCCCACCACTGTCGATGAATTTCGCCGGATGGTACCTTTGACCAGTTACGAGGATTACGCTCCGTATCTGCTCAAACGTCGCTGGGAGGTTCTCCCTCGTAAACCCATCATCTGGCAATATACTTCCGGTAAGAGCAACGAGTATTCGTATCGCTGGGCGCCGGTAACCGCCAGGATGATGGACGAAACCGAAGCCCTGGTTTTCGCGCTGGCGTTCTTCTCCGGCGCCAAAAAACGCTATGACATCGCCATCAGGCCCGGTGACCGGGTGCTCTACGGCATGGCGCCACCGCCTTACGCTACCGGTACCATGACACGGGTTTTCCCGCACGAACGCTTCCAATTCCTGCCGCCGGTTGAAGAGGCCGAAAAAATCTCCTTTGAAGACCGCATCGCGCAGGGTTTCAAGATGGGGCTGGAAAAAGGACTGGATTATTGTCTTTCCATGTCCAGCGTTACCGTGGCCATCGGTGAGAAATTCAAGCAGTCCGGCGGCAAGGTCGATATGCGAAAACTGGTACGTAAACCTGGGATGATGATGCGGCTCCTCAAGGGCAAGATGAAGGCCCGGCTGGCCGGCCGGCCCATGCTACCGCGTGATCTCTGGAAGCTGAAAGGCGTGATTACCTATGGCATCGACGGCGAGGTGTTCCGGGATAAAATCAAGGAGATGTGGGGTTGCTACCCGCTGGATTTCCACGGCTGTACCGAAGCTCCCATTATCGCCATGCAGACCTGGGATCATAAAGGGATGAGCTTCATACCGCACCTGAATTTCTTTGAGTTCATCCCGGAAGCTGAAGCGGTCAAATGCTGGCAGGATCCGTCCTATCAGCCACGCACCTATCTGATGAACGAACTGAAGCCGGGTAATTATGAACTGGTGATAACCAATTTCCATGGTGGCGCCTTCGTCCGTTACCGCCTGGGGCATCTGGTGCAGATTACTTCACTACGTAACGATGAACTTGATATTGACATACCGCAGATGCGTTTCCTGACCCGGGTCGATGACCAGATAGATATCGCCGGTTTTACCCGTCTGTCGGAGAAGGTGCTGTGGAAAGCCCTGGAAAATTCCGGGGTAGCCTATCAGAGCTGGACCGCCCATAAGGAAACCGACAACGGCCGCCCGGTACTCCGCTACTTCCTGGAGCCATCCCGGGACAGCCGCATCAATCCGTCCGAAGCGGCGGCGGCCATCCACGCGCAATTAAAGCAAATGGATCAGCCCTACTCAGAACTGGAAGACTTTACCGGTCTGTGTCCGCTGGAGGTGACTGTACTGCCACAGGGGGCTTTCAAGCTTTACAAACTGAAACAGCAGGCCGCCGGGGCAGAACTGGCTCACCTGTCGCCGCCTCACATCAATCCCTCACCGGAAATCATAGAGTTTCTGACCGGCACCGCTGGACGGGTCAGGGTAGCCGAACCGGAAAAAGTGACCGTCTAG
- a CDS encoding conserved hypothetical protein (KEGG: deh:cbdb_A1332 hypothetical protein) — MTYIILGMVGFGLLHGLDVVSLRRWSVFKSLVWLSGTVLVVGATAMAAVTGDKLNMPLWLSVSGWAIAVFGLLLTVKALYFDLPVRDTYVNKGTGSTLVTSGLYRLTRHPWLLFFIVTMAGIWLGTGSVTVLGAFIVWSVWSVILVYLQDRYVFPRMFPGYTAYQKSTPMLIPNRNSIREYFRQRNKNLEVS, encoded by the coding sequence ATGACTTACATCATCCTCGGCATGGTTGGATTCGGCTTGCTTCATGGGCTGGATGTCGTATCACTGCGGCGCTGGTCTGTATTCAAGTCGTTGGTCTGGCTGAGCGGTACCGTACTTGTAGTGGGCGCCACTGCCATGGCCGCAGTAACCGGAGACAAGCTGAATATGCCGTTGTGGCTGTCGGTCTCCGGTTGGGCAATTGCGGTTTTCGGTTTGTTATTAACGGTCAAAGCGTTGTATTTCGACCTGCCGGTGCGTGATACCTATGTCAATAAAGGCACCGGCAGTACATTGGTGACCAGCGGGCTTTATCGGTTGACGCGACATCCCTGGTTATTATTCTTCATCGTTACCATGGCCGGCATCTGGCTTGGTACCGGATCCGTGACTGTACTAGGTGCCTTTATCGTATGGTCGGTATGGTCGGTAATTCTGGTCTATCTCCAGGACCGGTACGTCTTCCCCCGTATGTTTCCCGGCTATACCGCTTATCAAAAAAGCACTCCCATGCTGATTCCGAACCGGAACAGCATCAGAGAATATTTCCGACAACGGAATAAAAACCTGGAGGTATCCTGA
- a CDS encoding conserved hypothetical protein (KEGG: deg:DehalGT_1095 hypothetical protein) has product MTDKRMLILPAELVKKIDENRGDLSQAEFLDFLIENQLNGGSQPTGSGVSEEDLAQLRAEFAKMLNKESYKYALKEEMAGFQEDTKKLMKSFVDFFIGYGLELGKEGPLDLKEMTARFTGSDQEPQPEPGREVKIKWK; this is encoded by the coding sequence ATGACCGACAAACGCATGTTGATCCTGCCGGCGGAACTGGTAAAGAAAATCGACGAGAACCGCGGCGACTTGTCCCAGGCGGAATTCCTGGACTTTCTGATTGAAAACCAGCTTAATGGCGGGTCTCAGCCCACCGGTAGCGGTGTTAGCGAGGAAGACCTGGCTCAGCTCAGGGCGGAGTTTGCCAAGATGCTGAACAAGGAAAGCTATAAGTATGCCTTGAAGGAAGAAATGGCCGGGTTTCAGGAAGACACCAAGAAATTGATGAAGAGTTTCGTCGATTTCTTCATTGGATACGGGCTTGAGCTTGGCAAGGAAGGCCCGCTGGATTTGAAAGAGATGACTGCCAGGTTCACCGGCTCAGATCAGGAACCCCAGCCTGAGCCAGGACGGGAAGTCAAAATCAAGTGGAAGTAA
- a CDS encoding conserved hypothetical protein (KEGG: deg:DehalGT_1094 hypothetical protein) — translation MRLDRRRSSIEIIADMLRLGEAGKTEIMYSVNMSYFQLQKYLNFMIERGLVDKVKLGNPSVTYRVTGKGLTLLRHIDEILDTLNLKEDDEESSPMGVL, via the coding sequence ATGAGATTGGATCGCCGAAGGTCGAGCATAGAGATCATCGCCGACATGCTGAGGCTGGGTGAAGCCGGCAAGACGGAAATCATGTATTCCGTCAACATGAGTTACTTCCAGCTTCAGAAGTACCTTAATTTTATGATTGAGCGCGGCCTGGTGGATAAAGTGAAGCTGGGTAATCCTTCGGTTACTTACCGTGTTACCGGCAAGGGGTTGACTCTCCTGCGTCACATTGACGAGATACTCGATACTCTTAACCTAAAAGAAGACGATGAAGAATCGTCCCCGATGGGAGTATTATGA